A stretch of Canis lupus familiaris isolate Mischka breed German Shepherd chromosome 11, alternate assembly UU_Cfam_GSD_1.0, whole genome shotgun sequence DNA encodes these proteins:
- the LOC111097902 gene encoding uncharacterized protein LOC111097902 isoform X3, whose translation MTHSRGLRFQGNKGAHRKARVRHLPATRTRPGGTQEGPLTPTSAHEVFGTRASKRMCPVLSPPRYSSYTRGFPHMFIGAVFFSRRDRATAWGGFPVNAHYVTYVKKPRWMGVELPSSSVLLRAALPSKPVPVLGSSRLTLSPAMKRLRFLQGAPRVFLGILWAACKLGGTERPSGSPGAGCWVPGTVGEGASLRGPRRLREGGAGTEAGARRAGGKACVALSSWHFTPKRCSGTPEGALCSVSPESGDRRAMRGSGPRGRVLRRSRVAVTLAARRGPGTSSRQRLPVTRVGEAR comes from the exons ATGACGCATTCACGTGGTTTAAGATTCCAAGGCAACAAGGGTGCACACAGAAAAGCCCGTGTGCGCCACCTTCCAGCCACCAGGACTCGCCCCGGGGGGACCCAGGAGGGACCCCTGACCCCTACGTCCGCTCACGAAGTGTTCGGTACAAGGGCAAGCAAACGCATGTGTCCTGTCCTTTCTCCTCCCCGTTATTCTTCATACACCCGGGGCTTCCCACACATGTTCATTGGCGCCGTGTTTTTCTCACGTAGAGATAGAGCTACGGCTTGGGGAGGATTTCCAGTGAATGCACATTACGTGACCTACGTAAAGAAGCCTCGGTGGATGGGCGTGGAGCTGCCTTCCAGTTCTGTGCTGCTCCGGGCGGCCCTGCCCTCGAAACCT GTGCCCGTCCTGGGCTCGTCCCGGCTCACTCTCTCGCCGGCCATGAAGAGGCTCCGCTTCCTACAGGGCGCTCCACGTGTGTTCCTAGGAATCCTCTGGGCCGCCTGCAAGTTGGGTGGGACGGAGAGGCCCTCGGGGTCCCCGGGAGCGGGGTGCTGGGTCCCGGGTACCGTGGGCGAGGGAGCGTCACTCCGTGGCCCGAGGAGGCTTCGTGAAGGTGGGGCTGGTACCGAAGCAGGAGCTCGCCGGGCAGGGGGAAAGGCCTGTGTGGCCCTGTCTTCCTGGCATTTTACTCCTAAGAGgtgttcagggacacctgagggCGCGCTCTGCAGCGTCAGCCCTGAGAGCGGAGACCGGAGGGCCATGCGAGGGTCGGGTCCACGCGGACGAGTGCTGCGGAGAAGCAGAGTGGCCGTCACGCTCGCCGCCAGACGGGGCCCTGGTACCAGCAGCCGGCAGCGACTGCCTGTCACGCGCGTCGGTGAGGCCCGTTGA
- the LOC111097902 gene encoding uncharacterized protein LOC111097902 isoform X2, which translates to MGVELPSSSVLLRAALPSKPVPVLGSSRLTLSPAMKRLRFLQGAPRVFLGILWAACKLGGTERPSGSPGAGCWVPGTVGEGASLRGPRRLREGGAGTEAGARRAGGKACVALSSWHFTPKRCSGTPEGALCSVSPESGDRRAMRGSGPRGRVLRRSRVAVTLAARRGPGTSSRQRLPVTRVGEAR; encoded by the exons ATGGGCGTGGAGCTGCCTTCCAGTTCTGTGCTGCTCCGGGCGGCCCTGCCCTCGAAACCT GTGCCCGTCCTGGGCTCGTCCCGGCTCACTCTCTCGCCGGCCATGAAGAGGCTCCGCTTCCTACAGGGCGCTCCACGTGTGTTCCTAGGAATCCTCTGGGCCGCCTGCAAGTTGGGTGGGACGGAGAGGCCCTCGGGGTCCCCGGGAGCGGGGTGCTGGGTCCCGGGTACCGTGGGCGAGGGAGCGTCACTCCGTGGCCCGAGGAGGCTTCGTGAAGGTGGGGCTGGTACCGAAGCAGGAGCTCGCCGGGCAGGGGGAAAGGCCTGTGTGGCCCTGTCTTCCTGGCATTTTACTCCTAAGAGgtgttcagggacacctgagggCGCGCTCTGCAGCGTCAGCCCTGAGAGCGGAGACCGGAGGGCCATGCGAGGGTCGGGTCCACGCGGACGAGTGCTGCGGAGAAGCAGAGTGGCCGTCACGCTCGCCGCCAGACGGGGCCCTGGTACCAGCAGCCGGCAGCGACTGCCTGTCACGCGCGTCGGTGAGGCCCGTTGA